TGAAGCAGGAAAAAGGGGCAAAGAGAAGCCTGCAAATAAAAAACCCCGCTTTCCGGAAAGGAAACGGGGTTGGAAAACTGTTGGGGACAAGCCTTACTTGTTGAGCTTGGGCTTGCCGCCGCTGCGGCGGACAGCGCCGAAACGCTTCTGGAACTTGTCGATGCGGCCTTCCGTGTCCACGAACTGGTTCTTGCCGGTGAAGAACGGGTGGGAGTCGGAGGTGATGCCGCAGGAAACCACGAAATGTTCAACCCCGTCAATAACTTCCGTCTTGGGGGAGCGAACGGTGGAATGGGTGATGAAGCGGCGTCCGGTGGTGATGTCGACAAAAACGACCGGATTGTACTGGGGATGAATATCTTTCTTCATGGTGATGTATTGCGTTTCCGACGCAAGGGGAGCACCAGTATAGGAGTGTTTTATTGCATGTCAAGCATCCCCGCATAAAAATGCGGAAGTTTGTGAATGACGGTTCGGGAGCTTGCGGGAGGAACGGTTATGGGGATGATGTAACGGAAAATGGAGCAGGTGCTGAAGAGACCCCCCTGGTGGGCGTGGTTTTCCCTGATGGGACTGGAGATTCCTTCTGCAGCCATTGCATGGGCTTTTGCCGTCAGCCAGTCCCATCTGGTGGTAGTCTCCACCCCCTGGCTGTACCAATTCCTCTTTGTGGCCGTCTGGTGCGTCAACATGCTGGACCGGGTGCTTAAAATATTCCGGGGAGGCCCTGCGGTATACTCGGATGAATGCCTGCTGTTTGCCAAAAAGCACTGCTTCGTCATCTCCCTGCTCATTGTGGTGGCGGCCGTGACGGGGCTGTGGATCATGTTCTTCCAACTGGGCGTGGTCATCTTCCAGTTTGCCCTGCTTCCGGGTATTTGCAGCCTGCTCTTCCTCTACTTTTCCTCCAATCCGCACAAAAAGGGGAGCCTGTCCTCCGGATTCGTCATGGCATCATTCTTTGCCGCCGTCTCCTTTTCTACGGGAGCGGGAATCCCTGCCTACTTCTATGGAACGATGGGCGGAGGCTGGGGCGGCCAGCTGTCCACGCCCACCTGGTATCTCGTCGCTCTGGTCATCCTCAGCATGTTCAGCCGCAAACGGTGGAATGAAGAAGAGGAGGAAGACGGGCAGGACTCCGCCGCCCGGGACATGGTTTCCCTGGTCTGGATGGGGGTGATTGTGATCTACGTCGTCTTCTGCCTGGCCGCCGCCGCCCGGGAATATACCGGTGACGCGTGGATCTATTACGGGCTGGCCATGGCGGGGGTATTCATGTTCGTGCTGGACAGGTTGAAGAAGAACATGCCCCCTCTCCTGCTGTACACCCTCTCCTGGGTGGCGCTGATCTTTCCGCTGTTGCTGAGCGGTATTCTGGCTCAGGCCTCCTCCTGATTGACAGGGAAGAACTTCCTTGGGCCGGACACGGCAAAACGCAGGAAAATTGGAAAAATGATATTTTGT
The genomic region above belongs to Akkermansia massiliensis and contains:
- a CDS encoding type B 50S ribosomal protein L31, producing MKKDIHPQYNPVVFVDITTGRRFITHSTVRSPKTEVIDGVEHFVVSCGITSDSHPFFTGKNQFVDTEGRIDKFQKRFGAVRRSGGKPKLNK